In Salinibacterium sp. NK8237, the following proteins share a genomic window:
- a CDS encoding lipoyl domain-containing protein, whose product MDVTLGKDFLGDEDEADLVEWLVADGATIAKGDAIAQVETSKLVNDFVAPGAGVITFKVAVGDVVSVDDVIATIE is encoded by the coding sequence ATGGACGTAACACTCGGAAAAGACTTTCTCGGCGACGAAGACGAAGCCGACCTCGTGGAATGGCTAGTCGCTGACGGCGCCACCATCGCGAAGGGCGACGCCATCGCTCAGGTCGAGACCTCGAAGCTCGTCAATGACTTCGTAGCGCCCGGCGCAGGCGTCATCACTTTCAAGGTTGCCGTTGGCGACGTTGTCTCTGTTGACGACGTCATCGCCACTATCGAATAG